One Lucilia cuprina isolate Lc7/37 chromosome 4, ASM2204524v1, whole genome shotgun sequence DNA segment encodes these proteins:
- the LOC111687369 gene encoding uncharacterized protein LOC111687369 yields the protein MANNERDKIFKSWSGISEIALIKEVATKGEHIQLCIQYWARKRKMSVTEYELFFHDVVQTYVNRLLTERLVCKAENVLRNVQRDVKCFYYQFACESNDPELRELLMEHLMKREPCDDYEQLMQNLKFHWELLQQIKQSETIMSNIKKHMRRVNLESLISLDSATQQRLMIELYFETYNTSLLQHINKFVMWDFLVETKQLEEIIRWCRIQLNAKDSQPLKNLTELELKYSQWSLESEMYKYALRSLQDNSDNVLRNYFASAGYFFEDEINSVPIVLQRISLTESFQQNNENIQSLPLARFIFDQKLYYLLLYDFVGQRQLEELSELLSEHRPLLKFLVALKANSFQDLEGFKEISFYATKYLESVGVDFEQEQALATLFEFLTTEPSISNLQCSATSGTLKPLTYLKIIHHQQSETTNTIEQGLPNVYDLLNTFKELDYKRLTKDYNLYGKFSSFSDQPKQDGKIILPYTCRLNFLHYIKQSRCSYAVYLMLLQQLQNYAQITETHLFSACECVYDMALQSSSGDTEVITHCIAFCEMLGFDTQQLRCFFKLKKCLISGVEAKCQHSENIVSILQKSERVLIQRLKKERLFPLTDYSAIMCVNAVAKYVNKTGCEQVSLVMQHYATLNDYWHLLVLLQYFDISLDQIKQLVKYFTIQPMGEHLLRALSFATQINERNTGLKRRTSLIRRQLKQNKQRKKENKTAVTTTSMETMTSSFASCHESAGIINDMEPNNDRFVADCSNGGPDLFALIILFTNANKDNNDNEKMEDINKFLEYMQQKHERTTTSTVVNYLRTAVEQQLPIMAVLAASINVKDNSNLVWCWLVWLAVTTNQWNNVLRLAVGINIHSFPWNLIEQLVRQCQIKSLVRSFYIFYPQNALIHLFNFMQLTLQGEFGDKAVHELRLYALAWSNDEVRLPLNPWSKREKLMKRTIWLLLSHLKNNFESITDQMKFLTCVCQSGLSDITSQLDFCLLRGFCEILQMAGNEATQRFPLNFIELIQNETGENKEYERVLNCVLTAKEYDIAIRLASHLHKPISDIVYSKWVNSLELQLSLPTVDNFDNYKFPFEQYEQEVDSHSLPPETLVNFLLYASSRLPAHAFRSRYYVLQKALNVIKHHHLFPNESFDRDQIEYDMIINYLLLGEDDAATLTLYHSEYYEEIMLVERCVLYKSFLELKELAGIDDLNISSKSVLNDTQKSRLESLLHRLLDDGDIVEALRLQELFDVRPLDLRFVVFCMALAESMSNIYAMSPDERQLLAEIERSSFSKFTKRTLCTTSGGGSGSYLSDSCSTLEFEEIPSKEKQETLAVLQGIASKLKFGVTIAKRVICCYRAAMYLDKEYLDVLRTKDVQILLQSIAEEGCLHRLLVVSDILTSTHMEPQEIAELLAFEITTAVVRPRFYIFSPDQQAKHMFRNADLWGYNIDRDLHLFLELTPDRTKLGACLLEYCDALKLYRKYQDNKPFEKNIYFERLAEIIAQYGQPNSSGSGNNNNNSNNNDANQAARPPQVLSHKKQNIIYVELLIKAHQAFVHECSMEGIANVLNRAKVLNSILAQAKSWSLIVRMLIGIGRYREMFFCFDTLIENEQFESLLGQFDVEKTIGLRQAILAYLREYCDPQQGKELFNLAALNFLMYKDLAELWEQDAAEILNKIYNTYHLPDDADCKLTKLKFNSDMINLLNSSLEYYVHATENYLLDNKLLLAQKSASLAELTAMQIDLANRALEKATSPGGLHLCICVINLKTREQFKTLVNNELSVYQTLILSRAYGFDINWSEALIYQFVIKLKRSYLNDFIQQVDITDDIIENAIKCFQLQCNQQTISKEMEDHISELIDLVQSVTLKYKLASLLTLKTTILSLINDQTIHYLRDMKFGRREENRNT from the exons ATGGCGAATAATGAAcgtgataaaatatttaaatcatggTCGGGTATCAGTGAAATTGCCCTTATAAAGGAAGTGGCTACCAAGGGAGAACACATACAATTGTGCATACAATATTGGGCACGTAAACGCAAAATGTCTGTTAccgaatatgaattatttttccatgATGTTGTGCAAACTTATGTGAACCGTTTGTTAACGGAACGTTTGGTATGTAAAGCAGAAAATGTACTGCGTAATGTACAAAGGGATGTCAAATGTTTCTACTATCAATTCGCCTGTGAATCCAATGATCCGGAATTAAGAGAACTTTTAATGGAACATTTGATGAAAAGAGAGCCATGTGATGACTATGAACAATTAATGCAAAATCTAAAGTTTCATTGGGAACTGttgcaacaaataaaacaatcgGAAACTATTATGTCCAATATAAAAAAGCATATGAGACGTGTTAATTTAGAATCGTTAATATCCCTGGATTCGGCCACCCAACAAAGACTTATGATCGAGTTATATTTTGAGACTTATAACACCAGTCTTCTGCAacatattaacaaatttgttatgtGGGACTTTTTAGTTGAAACTAAACAGCTTGAAGAGATCATTCGTTGGTGTCGCATACAACTTAACGCCAAAGATTCCCAACCATTAAAAAATCTTACAGAATTGGAATTGAAATATTCACAATGGTCTTTGGAAAGTGAAATGTATAAATATGCTTTACGTTCGCTACAAGATAACAGCGATAATGTTCTAAGAAATTATTTTGCTTCAGCTGGTTATTTCTTTGAAGATGAAATAAATTCTGTACCAATAGTATTACAACGTATTAGTTTGACAGAAAGCTTTCAACAAAACAACGAGAATATACAATCTTTGCCATTGGCTCGTTTTATCTTTGATCAAAAGCTTTACTATTTGTTATTATACGATTTTGTGGGTCAACGTCAACTTGAAGAGTTATCTGAACTGTTAAGTGAACATAGGcctttgttgaaatttttagtaGCTTTAAAGGCTAATTCTTTTCAGGATTTAGAAGGATTTAAAGAG atAAGCTTTTATGCTACTAAATATTTAGAAAGTGTTGGCGTTGATTTTGAACAAGAACAAGCACTTGCTACCCTTTTTGAGTTTCTTACGACCGAACCTTCCATATCGAATTTACAATGTTCGGCCACTTCGGGTACGCTTAAACCACTAACCTATCTTAAAATCATACATCATCAACAGAGCGAAACTACAAATACTATCGAACAGGGTCTACCAAATGTTTATGATCTATTGAATACATTTAAGGAACTCGATTATAAACGTCTAACAAAAGATTacaatttatatggaaaattttcaagtttttccgaCCAACCCAAACAAGATGGTAAAATTATACTACCATACACTTGTCGCTTAAACTTCTTACACTATATCAAACAATCGCGATGTTCGTATGCAGTTTATTTAATGCTTTTACAACAATTGCAAAATTATGCACAAATTACTGAAACACATCTTTTCAGCGCCTGTGAATGTGTATATGATATGGCGCTACAATCTTCATCTGGCGATACAGAAGTTATTACACACTGCATAGCATTTTGTGAAATGTTGGGCTTTGATACGCAACAGCTACgttgtttttttaaactcaAGAAATGTCTTATAAGTGGTGTCGAGGCCAAATGTCAGCACTCGGAAAATATAGTTTCCATACTACAAAAATCAGAACGTGTCTTAATACAACGTTTGAAAAAGGAGCGATTATTTCCCTTGACTGATTATTCGGCCATAATGTGTGTTAATGCTGTagcaaaatatgtaaataaaactgGCTGTGAACAGGTCTCATTGGTAATGCAACACTATGCCACACTTAATGATTATTGGCATCTTTTGGTTTTATTGCAATATTTTGATATATCGTTAGACCAAATTAAACAGTTGGTTAAATATTTCACCATTCAACCAATGGGTGAACATTTGCTAAGGGCCTTGTCCTTTGCTACACAAATAAACGAACGTAACACAGGTCTTAAGCGTCGCACTAGTCTAATAAGACGTCAACTGAAACAGAATAAACAGCGTAAAAAGGAgaataaaacagctgttaccaCTACCTCCATGGAAACAATGACATCTTCGTTTGCTTCTTGCCATGAGTCCGCAGGTATTATTAATGACATGGAACCCAACAATGATCGTTTTGTAGCCGACTGCAGTAATGGTGGTCCTGATCTCTTTGCTCTTATTATACTATTTACCAATGCCAACAAAGACAACAATGATAATGAAAAAATGGaagatataaataaattccTCGAATATATGCAACAAAAACATGAACGCACAACTACATCAACTGTTGTTAACTATTTGAGGACAGCGGTGGAACAACAATTGCCCATAATGGCTGTTTTAGCAGCCTCAATAAATGTTAAAGATAACAGCAATTTGGTATGGTGTTGGCTGGTGTGGTTAGCTGTGACAACCAATCAATGGAATAATGTTTTAAGATTGGCCGTGGGCATTAATATACACTCATTTCCCTGGAATCTTATAGAACAGCTAGTAAGACAATGCCAAATCAAATCATTAGTGCgtagcttttatattttttatcctCAAAACGCTTTAATACATCTCTTTAATTTTATGCAACTAACATTACAAGGAGAATTTGGTGATAAAGCTGTACATGAGCTACGTTTGTATGCTTTGGCCTGGAGTAATGATGAAGTACGTTTACCACTGAATCCCTGGTCAAAACGGGAAAAACTTATGAAACGAACAATATGGCTTTTACTTTCACATTTGAAGAATAATTTCGAATCTATTACGGATCAAATGAAATTCCTTACTTGTGTCTGTCAATCTGGTCTCAGTGATATAACCTCTCAGCTGGACTTTTGTTTGTTACGGGGTTTCTGTGAAATCTTGCAAATGGCTGGTAACGAAGCTACACAAAGATTTCCCCTAAACTTTATAGAATTGATACAAAACGAGACGGGAGAAAATAAAGAATATGAACGTGTGTTAAATTGTGTACTGACCGCCAAAGAATATGACATTGCAATACGTTTAGCCTCTCATTTACACAAGCCCATCAGCGATATTGTCTACAGTAAATGGGTTAACTCTTTAGAATTGCAATTGTCTTTGCCCACAGTGGACAATTTTGATAACTATAAATTTCCCTTTGAGCAATATGAACAAGAGGTTGACTCACACTCTTTGCCACCGGAAACGCTAGTAAATTTTCTTCTCTACGCTTCATCGCGCTTGCCGGCGCACGCTTTCCGTTCACGCTACTATGTGCTACAAAAAGCTCTTAATGTTATAAAACATCATCACTTGTTTCCGAATGAATCCTTTGATCGTGATCAAATTGAATACGATATGATTATAAACTATCTTCTGCTGGGAGAGGATGATGCCGCCACACTAACTTTGTATCATTCTGAATATTATGAAGAAATTATGTTAGTTGAAAGATGTGTTCTCTACAAATCATTTCTGGAATTAAAGGAATTGGCTGGCATAGATGATTTGAATATAAGCAGCAAAAGCGTTTTAAATGATACCCAAAAAAGTCGTTTAGAGTCTTTATTACATCGTCTGCTGGACGATGGCGATATAGTTGAGGCTCTACGATTGCAGGAACTTTTTGATGTTCGTCCGTTGGATTTGCGTTTTGTGGTATTTTGCATGGCTTTGGCCGAATCTATGTCAAATATATACGCTATGTCTCCAGATGAACGTCAGCTTTTGGCTGAGATAGAACGTTCTTCATTTTCCAAATTTACCAAACGCACACTTTGTACCACTTCGGGGGGAGGTAGTGGTAGCTATTTATCAGACAGCTGCTCGACCTTAGAATTCGAAGAAATACCTTCGAAAGAGAAGCAAGAAACATTGGCTGTCCTCCAGGGTATAGCTtcgaaattaaaatttggtgTCACCATAGCCAAACGAGTTATCTGTTGCTATCGCGCTGCCATGTATTTGGATAAAGAGTACTTAGATGTTTTACGCACCAAAGATGTGCAGATATTATTGCAGAGTATAGCTGAAGAAGGTTGTTTGCACCGCCTATTGGTAGTCAGTGATATATTGACTTCTACTCATATGGAACCTCAAGAAATTGCAGAGCTATTGGCCTTTGAAATCACTACTGCCGTTGTACGACCACGTTTCTATATATTTAGTCCAGATCAGCAAGCTAAGCATATGTTCCGTAATGCCGATCTCTGGGGTTATAACATAGATAGAGATTTGCATTTATTTCTAGAATTGACACCAGATCGCACCAAGTTAGGCGCTTGCCTGTTGGAATATTGTGATGCTTTAAAGTTGTATCGTAAATATCAGGACAACaagccttttgaaaaaaatatatatttcgaaCGTTTGGCCGAAATTATAGCACAATATGGCCAACCTAATAGCAGTGGCTCaggaaataacaacaacaattccaATAACAATGATGCAAATCAAGCTGCACGGCCTCCCCAAGTGTTATCACATAAAAAGCAGAATATCATTTACGTAGAACTGTTAATCAAAGCCCATCAGGCTTTTGTGCACGAATGTTCCATGGAGGGTATAGCAAATGTCTTAAATCGAGCTAAAGTTTTAAATTCAATACTTGCCCAAGCGAAATCTTGGTCCTTAATAGTACGCATGTTAATCGGCATAGGACGTTATCGCGAAATGTTCTTTTGTTTCGATACTCTTATAGAAAATGAACAATTTGAATCTCTACTGGGACAGTTTGATGTCGAGAAGACAATTGGTTTGAGACAAGCTATTCTAGCTTATCTACGCGAATACTGTGATCCGCAACAGGGTAAAGAACTTTTTAACTTAGCTGCTCTTAACTTCTTAATGTACAAAGACTTGGCCGAGTTATGGGAACAAGATGCTgcagaaatattaaataaaatttataacacataCCACTTACCTGATGATGCCGACTGCAAattaacaaaacttaaatttaattcgGATATGATTAATCTACTAAATTCATCACTGGAATATTATGTACATGCTACTGAAAACTATTTGCTGGACAATAAACTTTTGCTTGCTCAAAAAAGTGCTTCACTGGCTGAACTAACAGCTATGCAAATTGATTTGGCTAATAGAGCTTTAGAGAAAGCAACTTCACCAGGTGGCCTTCATCTATGCATTTGCGTTATAAATCTTAAAACGAGGGAACAATTTAAAACGTTGGTCAACAATGAATTAAG tgTATATCAAACATTAATTCTAAGTCGAGCTTACGGATTTGACATCAATTGGTCAGAAGCTTTAATATatcaatttgttataaaattaaaacgatCATACTTGAACGATTTCATACAACAGGTGGATATAACGGATGATATTATTGAAAATGCCATAAAATG ttttcaacTACAATGTAATCAACAGACAATTAGCAAAGAAATGGAAGATCATATTAGTGAACTGATAGATTTGGTACAATCAGTTACACTCAAATATAAGCTAGCATCTCTGCTGACTCTCAAAACGACAATATTATCGTTAATTAATGATCAAACAATACACTATCTAAGAGATATGAAATTTGGTCGCAGAGAAGAAAATCGAAATACCTAA
- the LOC111687364 gene encoding uncharacterized protein LOC111687364 — translation MVNQRQRQCDKNITCVLSKLYFLIITLFVASLLSLKSIACNAHFIHIDHNEFRSGGFPRPQLPPPTLPHIQEDQTPQHLPGKELTPSEYMVDLTNDLAYRVLHYHSILNRNNFAFSPTALMSVLVAIYEGSAGRSMTELKNVLHLPDNHDIIRVGYRDIHRRLRTYFFNSDNPLKGLSLNKENVTITRDYETILMFYGYDLGIDMVSSTAVPTTTTTTPAITTTQMTHNVTTSPEMETTTTPVTTITTTSTTISPETTTEAMNTTSEVITSTTEKYVTTMKPEETTEMTSEKSTEESTTEAAETTESTETTTATEMTTETVKSEAETNEAAELISSFVAEENSEPFLRIQKARVTRLPSAKLQAPLATKSKLQTNYLPAQRKSSRLTSRNKRHLFGFKEFDSNLFVTLFNAESQLHNPLSTGSALVGLPTYLQVSNDYEVETDPNFIVNAHTSSNLKQNYNTDVISHVFYLNSQHVIYTTFKVYNAVLYYKYFERLRLSVLELELDTSEYNLIILLPDYNTDLVAAAASLRSGPKLRLMRKQLKPKWVQAIIPDFRLHGTMFLTNDLQNLGICDIFEPNRADFRPMTDEKGIYVKHIEQSINVHIRTNPINHLRRNNGAQAQPIQISVNHPFMFFIIDRDLDIAVMAGRILNPLNVRVQ, via the exons ATGGTCAATCAGCGGCAGCGTCAATGCGATAAAAATATCACTTGCGTGTTGTCGAAACTCTACTTTCTAATAATAACTCTATTTGTGGCGTCGTTATTGTCGTTGAAATCGATTGCATGCAATGCACATTTTATACACATCGATCATAATGAATTTCGTTCAGGGGGGTTTCCCCGACCACAACTACCACCACCAACTTTACCGCATATACAAGAAGACCAAACTCCACAACACTTACCCGGCAAGGAATTGACACCCTCGGAATATATGGTGGATTTGACCAATGATCTAGCCTATCGTGTGTTACACTATCATTCCATATTGAATCGtaataattttgcattttctcCCACCGCTCTAATGAGTGTTCTCGTTGCCATTTATGAAGGATCGGCTGGACGGAGTATGACagaattgaaaaatgttttacatttacCCGATAATCATGATATTATACGTGTAGGCTATCGTGATATTCATCGTCGTTTGAGG ACTTATTTCTTTAATTCTGACAACCCGTTAAAAGGCTTgagtttaaataaagaaaatgtcacAATAACTCGAGATTATGAAACTATTCTAATGTTTTATGGATATGATTTGGGCATAGACATGGTGTCTTCAACAGCAgtgccaacaacaacaacaacaactccaGCTATAACTACAACACAGATGACACATAATGTAACAACATCTCCAGAAATGGAAACTACCACCACTCCAGTGACAACAATAaccacaacatcaacaacaattaGCCCAGAAACAACTACAGAAGCAATGAATACTACTTCAGAGGTTATAACATCAACCACTGAGAAATATGTTACAACAATGAAGCCTGAGGAAACGACAGAAATGACGAGTGAGAAATCCACTGAAGAAAGTACCACAGAAGCAGCTGAAACTACTGAGTCTACTGAGACTACTACAGCCACTGAAATGACAACTGAAACAGTAAAATCAGAAGCAGAAACAAACGAAGCTGCCGAATTAATTTCATCATTTGTAGCTGAAGAGAATTCCGAACCATTTTTACGCATACAAAAGGCACGAGTCACAAGATTACCCAGTGCCAAATTACAAGCACCCTTGGCAACTAAATCTAAACTCCAGACTAACTATTTGCCAGCACAAAGAAAATCCAGTCGTCTTACTAGTCGTAATAAACGTCATTTATTTGGTTTCAAAGAATTCGATAGCAATCTATTTGTAACACTCTTCAATGCCGAATCACAACTACACAATCCTTTAAGCACTGGATCAGCTCTAGTCGGATTACCTACTTATCTACAAGTATCTAATGATTATGAAGTAGAGACTGATCCAAATTTTATAGTTAACGCACACACTTCGTCTAATTTGAAACAGAATTATAATACCGATGTTATTAGTCATGTCTTCTATTTAAATAGTCAACATGTCATCTATACCACATTTAAAGTTTACAATGCCGTcttgtattataaatattttgagcgTTTACGTTTAAGTGTCTTAGAATTGGAACTTGATACATcagaatataatttaattatattattacctGATTATAATACAGATTTAGTGGCAGCAGCAGCATCTTTACGTTCTGGTCCAAAGTTGCGCCTCATGCGTAAACAATTAAAACCAAAATGGGTACAAGCCATAATACCCGATTTTAGATTGCATGGAACtatgtttttaacaaatgatTTACAAAAC CTTGGCATTTGTGATATCTTTGAACCAAATCGTGCAGATTTTCGTCCAATGACAGATGAAAAAGGCATCTACGTCAAACATATCGAACAGTCAATAAACGTACATATACGAACAAATCCCATCAATCATTTAAGAC GTAACAATGGAGCACAGGCACAGCCCATACAAATATCAGTAAATCATCCGtttatgtttttcattattGATCGTGATTTGGATATTGCTGTTATGGCTGGACGTATTTTAAATCCTCTTAATGTACGCgttcaataa
- the LOC124419551 gene encoding uncharacterized protein LOC124419551 isoform X1, with amino-acid sequence MWTSNFLLAYSLQKLNREKRERQPNWTESEKQLLLNLTRMHRAILENKGSDTMTIKRKSEVWDEIALRMQAAGFNRSKERLKQQLGRIRAAEAKKVKDAMERNLSAEPGSGPNISFNNLIIKDNFNTHMMTQNNQEIQEHISTKSLTLTGQLQLTEDHCIKTENIPSADETEYSEEELSTNSKVHDNMNFMVKNVQSLAESNCIIATAHNTKSCTVNTSDVTSTVSCSTNSPKIINLIENPINDGVVSGNEENVISTVSNVNNQMQPQNRSNNFRILKRRKRIRKTLTRDKSLRQLYMYRIAVERERLRNLKLQQKRDRILYRKDVEIQNLKLQILHNLTNQNREANRINL; translated from the exons atgtggaCTTCTAATTTTCTTTTAGCGTACagtttgcaaaaattaaacCGGGAAAAGCGTGAGAGGCAACCAAATTGGACCGAGTCCGAGAAGCAGTTGCTATTAAATCTCACTCGTATGCATCGGgcaatattagaaaataaaggCAGTGATACCATGACCATTAAACGAAAATCAGAAGTTTGGGATGAAATTGCCCTAAGAATGCAAGCTGCCGGTTTTAATCGTTCCAAGGAAAGACTTAAACAGCAATTAGGAAGAATACGTGCTGCAGAGGCTAAAAAAGTTAAAGATGCCATGGAAAGAAATTTATCAGCGGAACCGGGGTCAGGTCCAAATATTtcgtttaataatttaattataaaggaTAATTTTAACACCCATATGATGACACAAAATAACCAGGAGATCCAAGAACACATATCTACCAAATCCTTAACACTGACTGGACAGTTGCAATTAACAGAAGACCATtgtataaaaacagaaaatataccATCTGCTGATGAAACTGAATATTCTGAAGAAGAATTATCGACAAATTCGAAAGTACAT gACAATATGAATTTTATGGTAAAAAATGTACAATCCTTGGCAGAATCTAATTGTATTATTGCTACAGCTCATAATACCAAAAGTTGCACGGTCAATACTTCCGACGTCACAAGCACAGTTTCATGTTCAACAAACTCTCCTAAAATTATTAATCTCATTGAAAATCCCATAAATGATGGTGTTGTCAGTGGTAATGaagaaaatgttatttctaCTGTCTCTAATGTTAATAACCAAATGCAGCCACAAAATAGATCTAATAATTTTCGTATTCTTAAGCGTAGAAAACGTATACGCAAAACGTTAACGCGAGATAAAAGCTTACGTCAATTGTATATGTATCGCATAGCAGTTGAGCGTGAACGTTTGCGTAATTTAAAACTGCAACAGAAACGTGATCGTATACTATATCGTAAAGACGTTgagatacaaaatttgaaattgcAAATATTGCACAATCTAACCAATCAGAATCGTGAGGCAAATCgcattaatttgtaa
- the LOC124419551 gene encoding uncharacterized protein LOC124419551 isoform X2, whose translation MDLSAYSLQKLNREKRERQPNWTESEKQLLLNLTRMHRAILENKGSDTMTIKRKSEVWDEIALRMQAAGFNRSKERLKQQLGRIRAAEAKKVKDAMERNLSAEPGSGPNISFNNLIIKDNFNTHMMTQNNQEIQEHISTKSLTLTGQLQLTEDHCIKTENIPSADETEYSEEELSTNSKVHDNMNFMVKNVQSLAESNCIIATAHNTKSCTVNTSDVTSTVSCSTNSPKIINLIENPINDGVVSGNEENVISTVSNVNNQMQPQNRSNNFRILKRRKRIRKTLTRDKSLRQLYMYRIAVERERLRNLKLQQKRDRILYRKDVEIQNLKLQILHNLTNQNREANRINL comes from the exons ATGGATTTAAGTG CGTACagtttgcaaaaattaaacCGGGAAAAGCGTGAGAGGCAACCAAATTGGACCGAGTCCGAGAAGCAGTTGCTATTAAATCTCACTCGTATGCATCGGgcaatattagaaaataaaggCAGTGATACCATGACCATTAAACGAAAATCAGAAGTTTGGGATGAAATTGCCCTAAGAATGCAAGCTGCCGGTTTTAATCGTTCCAAGGAAAGACTTAAACAGCAATTAGGAAGAATACGTGCTGCAGAGGCTAAAAAAGTTAAAGATGCCATGGAAAGAAATTTATCAGCGGAACCGGGGTCAGGTCCAAATATTtcgtttaataatttaattataaaggaTAATTTTAACACCCATATGATGACACAAAATAACCAGGAGATCCAAGAACACATATCTACCAAATCCTTAACACTGACTGGACAGTTGCAATTAACAGAAGACCATtgtataaaaacagaaaatataccATCTGCTGATGAAACTGAATATTCTGAAGAAGAATTATCGACAAATTCGAAAGTACAT gACAATATGAATTTTATGGTAAAAAATGTACAATCCTTGGCAGAATCTAATTGTATTATTGCTACAGCTCATAATACCAAAAGTTGCACGGTCAATACTTCCGACGTCACAAGCACAGTTTCATGTTCAACAAACTCTCCTAAAATTATTAATCTCATTGAAAATCCCATAAATGATGGTGTTGTCAGTGGTAATGaagaaaatgttatttctaCTGTCTCTAATGTTAATAACCAAATGCAGCCACAAAATAGATCTAATAATTTTCGTATTCTTAAGCGTAGAAAACGTATACGCAAAACGTTAACGCGAGATAAAAGCTTACGTCAATTGTATATGTATCGCATAGCAGTTGAGCGTGAACGTTTGCGTAATTTAAAACTGCAACAGAAACGTGATCGTATACTATATCGTAAAGACGTTgagatacaaaatttgaaattgcAAATATTGCACAATCTAACCAATCAGAATCGTGAGGCAAATCgcattaatttgtaa